One genomic window of Dama dama isolate Ldn47 chromosome 7, ASM3311817v1, whole genome shotgun sequence includes the following:
- the LOC133059599 gene encoding HLA class II histocompatibility antigen, DR beta 3 chain-like, which translates to MVCLYFSGGSRMAALTVMLMVLSPPLAWAREIRPHFLEHHKSECHFSNGTQRVGYLDRYFYNGEEFVRFDSDVGEYRAVTELGRPVAEDWNSQKDFMEQKRANVDRYCRHNYGVGESFTVQRRVEPTVTVYPAKTQPLQHHNLLVCSVNGFYPGHIEVRWFRNGHEEEAGVISTGLIQNGDWTFQTMVMLETVPQSGEVYTCQVDHPSQTSPITVEWRARSDSAQSKMMSGVGGFVLGLLFLAVGLFIYFRNQKGRPTLQPTGLLS; encoded by the exons ATGGTGTGCCTGTATTTCTCTGGAGGCTCCCGGATGGCAGCTCTGACAGTGATGCTAATGGTGCTGAGCCCTCCCCTGGCCTGGGCCAGGGAGATCCGAC CACATTTCCTGGAGCATCATAAGAGCGAGTGTCATTTCTCCAACGGGACGCAGCGGGTGGGGTACCTGGACAGATACTTCTATAACGGAGAAGAGTTCGTGCGCTTCGACAGCGACGTGGGCGAGTACCGGGCGGTGACCGAGCTGGGGCGGCCGGTGGCCGAGGACTGGAACAGCCAGAAGGATTTCATGGAGCAGAAGCGGGCCAATGTGGACAGGTACTGCAGACACAACTACGGGGTCGGTGAGAGTTTCACTGTGCAGCGGCGAG TGGAGCCTACAGTGACTGTGTATCCTGCAAAGACCCAGCCCCTGCAGCACCACAACCTCCTGGTCTGCTCTGTGAACGGTTTTTACCCAGGACACATTGAAGTCAGGTGGTTCCGAAATGGCCATGAAGAGGAGGCTGGGGTGATCTCCACAGGCCTGATCCAGAATGGAGACTGGACCTTCCAGACCATGGTGATGCTTGAAACAGTTCCTCAGAGTGGAGAGGTCTACACCTGCCAAGTGGATCACCCCAGCCAGACGAGCCCTATCACAGTAGAATGGA GGGCACGATCTGACTCTGCTCAGAGCAAGATGATGAGTGGAGTTGGGGGCTTTGTTCTGGGTCTGCTCTTCCTTGCAGTGGGGCTCTTCATCTACTTCAGGAATCAGAAAG GACGCCCTACACTTCAGCCAACAG GGCTCCTGAGCTGA